Proteins found in one Lycium ferocissimum isolate CSIRO_LF1 chromosome 6, AGI_CSIRO_Lferr_CH_V1, whole genome shotgun sequence genomic segment:
- the LOC132059916 gene encoding ribonuclease S-7-like → MFKSRLMTGFVVFLFAFPPAYGAFEYMQLVLTWPISFCHTKKCVRIPTNFTIHGLWPDNKNTLLNNCAPGATYHMIDDPGMLKQMDDRWTELTSDVKNSKEYQGFWQHEFLKHGTCCEGHNTEEAYFKLAMRLKDRFDLLTILRASGIIPGNYYSIDSIQKAIKGVTRAVPNLYCNPDPHNPRMELVEIGICFDPKATYVMVCRRYKTCHRDGNTLIYFPG, encoded by the exons ATGTTTAAATCACGGCTCATGACTGGTTTCGTCgttttcctttttgcttttCCTCCTGCTTACGGGGCTTTCGAGTACATGCAACTCGTTTTAACATGGCCTATATCATTTTGCCACACGAAGAAGTGCGTGAGAATTCCAACCAACTTTACTATCCATGGGCTTTGGCCGGATAACAAGAACACACTACTGAATAACTGCGCCCCTGGTGCAACATATCATATGATAGAC GATCCAGGTATGTTGAAACAGATGGACGATCGGTGGACAGAACTAACCTCAGATGTAAAAAATAGTAAAGAATATCAAGGATTCTGGCAACATGAATTCTTAAAGCATGGAACGTGTTGTGAGGGTCATAATACTGAAGAAGCATATTTCAAGTTAGCCATGCGCTTGAAAGACAGATTTGATCTTTTGACAATTCTCAGAGCTAGTGGAATTATTCCTGGAAATTATTATTCCATTGACAGCATTCAGAAAGCCATCAAGGGAGTTACTCGAGCGGTTCCAAATCTCTATTGTAATCCTGATCCACATAACCCAAGAATGGAACTGGTGGAAATAGGGATATGTTTCGACCCAAAGGCAACTTATGTGATGGTTTGTCGTCGATATAAGACTTGCCACCGAGATGGAAacactttaatttattttccagGGTGA